A region from the Candidatus Binatia bacterium genome encodes:
- the glyA gene encoding serine hydroxymethyltransferase, whose translation MHADLRESDPEIAAAIEREALRQEENLELIPSENAASRAVLQAQGSILTNKYAEGLPGKRYYGGCEHVDVIEQVAIDRAKSLFGAEFANVQPHSGSQANMAVMFSQLAPGDKILAMNLSHGGHLTHGSPVNFSGKWFEVVPYGVREDTQRIDYDEVKSLAAEHKPKLLIAGHSAYPRQLDFAAFREAADAAGAKMLVDMAHFAGLVAAGVHPSPVPHADLVTTTTHKTLRGPRGGLILGREVEAKKTNSSVFPGNQGGPLMHAIAGKAIAFKEAATADFQEYQKQVVKNAQALGAALIERGFKLVSGGTDNHLLLVDFSGTEMTGKIAQETLDEARITTNKNTVPFESRSPFVTSGVRLGTPTVTTRGMGVGEMTQVADLIARSLASVGDEKALAALAEETSELCRQFPLYPGAQAAP comes from the coding sequence TTGCATGCAGATTTAAGGGAATCCGATCCGGAAATCGCCGCGGCGATTGAACGCGAGGCATTGCGGCAGGAGGAAAATCTCGAACTGATTCCTTCCGAGAATGCCGCCAGCCGCGCTGTTCTTCAGGCTCAGGGTTCGATTCTCACGAACAAATACGCAGAAGGTCTCCCCGGCAAGCGCTACTACGGTGGCTGCGAGCATGTGGACGTGATCGAGCAGGTAGCGATCGATCGTGCGAAAAGCCTCTTCGGTGCCGAGTTTGCGAACGTCCAGCCGCACTCGGGTTCGCAGGCCAATATGGCCGTGATGTTCTCTCAACTGGCACCCGGCGACAAGATCCTCGCGATGAACCTGTCCCACGGCGGACATCTCACTCACGGCAGTCCGGTGAATTTCTCCGGCAAGTGGTTTGAGGTGGTTCCTTATGGTGTGCGCGAGGATACGCAACGGATCGATTATGACGAGGTCAAGAGTCTCGCAGCTGAGCATAAACCGAAGCTCCTGATTGCCGGGCACAGTGCCTATCCCCGTCAGTTGGATTTCGCGGCCTTCCGCGAAGCGGCTGACGCGGCTGGAGCGAAGATGCTCGTCGATATGGCGCATTTTGCGGGACTCGTGGCGGCCGGTGTCCACCCTTCGCCGGTGCCGCATGCTGATCTGGTGACGACGACGACGCACAAGACTCTGCGTGGACCTCGTGGGGGTCTGATTCTGGGTCGCGAGGTGGAGGCAAAGAAGACCAATAGTTCCGTATTTCCGGGGAACCAGGGTGGCCCCTTGATGCACGCGATTGCCGGTAAGGCGATCGCTTTCAAGGAGGCGGCAACTGCTGATTTTCAGGAGTATCAGAAACAGGTCGTGAAGAACGCTCAGGCGCTTGGTGCGGCTCTGATCGAGCGTGGGTTCAAGCTTGTGTCGGGCGGCACGGACAATCATCTTTTGCTGGTGGACTTCAGCGGTACCGAGATGACGGGCAAGATCGCTCAGGAAACTCTGGACGAAGCTCGAATCACCACCAACAAGAATACGGTTCCTTTTGAATCGCGTTCGCCTTTTGTGACAAGTGGCGTTCGGTTGGGCACTCCTACGGTGACCACGCGAGGCATGGGTGTCGGGGAGATGACGCAAGTTGCCGATTTGATCGCACGATCGCTGGCCAGCGTGGGTGA
- the acpP gene encoding acyl carrier protein, translating into MASEIEGKVKEIVCEQLGVAEEEVSLGASFIEDLGADSLDIVELVMALEEEYDLEISDEEAEKIRTVGDVVTYIEGNT; encoded by the coding sequence ATGGCTTCTGAAATTGAAGGCAAAGTTAAGGAAATCGTCTGCGAACAGCTCGGCGTCGCCGAGGAGGAAGTGTCCTTGGGTGCATCCTTTATCGAGGATCTGGGGGCAGATTCGTTGGATATTGTAGAACTGGTGATGGCCCTCGAAGAGGAATACGATCTGGAGATCTCCGATGAGGAGGCCGAGAAGATTCGTACGGTGGGGGACGTAGTTACCTATATCGAAGGAAATACGTGA
- the fabG gene encoding 3-oxoacyl-[acyl-carrier-protein] reductase has protein sequence MDETGKHSLAGQSALVTGASRGIGRAIALHLARQGAYVGINFVSNEEAAASTLAEVTSLGGSGELLGFDVSDPEAASERVRAFAKSRGSLDILVNNAGLAIDGLILRYKPDDWDRIVKVNLGGAFHCARAAARSMVRARYGRIINLSSVVASMGNPGQVAYASTKAGLEGMTRSLALELAQRGITVNSIAPGMIDTEMTETLSDDVRAAYLTGIPAGRLGSAEEVAFVVGFLASREAGYITGQVLAVNGGMYV, from the coding sequence ATGGATGAAACCGGGAAACACTCGCTGGCGGGGCAATCGGCATTGGTTACCGGGGCCTCGCGTGGAATCGGTCGTGCAATCGCTCTGCATCTCGCACGTCAGGGCGCTTATGTGGGCATCAACTTCGTCTCCAACGAAGAAGCCGCTGCCTCTACCTTGGCGGAGGTGACTTCGCTCGGAGGAAGCGGTGAGCTCTTGGGGTTTGATGTCTCCGACCCTGAAGCAGCCTCGGAACGGGTCCGTGCCTTTGCAAAATCCAGAGGCTCACTCGATATTCTGGTGAACAATGCCGGCCTTGCGATCGACGGGCTGATCTTGCGCTACAAGCCCGACGACTGGGATCGCATCGTCAAGGTGAATCTGGGCGGCGCTTTTCATTGCGCGCGCGCCGCGGCGCGCAGCATGGTGCGGGCTCGCTACGGTCGCATCATCAACCTGAGTTCGGTCGTGGCATCGATGGGGAACCCCGGCCAGGTGGCGTATGCTTCTACGAAGGCGGGCCTCGAGGGGATGACGCGTTCGCTTGCTCTCGAGCTCGCGCAGCGCGGAATCACCGTCAATTCGATTGCTCCGGGCATGATTGACACGGAAATGACCGAAACGCTGTCCGATGACGTGCGCGCAGCCTATCTGACCGGAATTCCGGCCGGACGTCTCGGTTCGGCCGAAGAGGTCGCTTTTGTCGTTGGTTTCCTTGCCTCTCGCGAGGCAGGTTATATTACCGGTCAGGTGCTCGCCGTGAACGGTGGCATGTACGTTTGA
- the fabD gene encoding ACP S-malonyltransferase: MAETIAFLCPGQGAQQVGMGTDLIAEFVQAREVFAEADDVLGFSLSGLCAAGPADDLMQTENAQPALLAMSVAIARTLESEGGIKPSLAAGHSLGEWSALVISGALDLPDALRAVRQRGLFMREAVPRGCGGMTALLGAEPSIVRQLCSEATNGPESFVGAANWNGGGQVVVAGHVDALDRLEIAARAAKHRATRLKVSQPFHSPLMQPARDRLEEVLAAISFRSMQVPVVANVTAENILDPSMWPELLAEQVTSPVRWEECATNVSHQASAAIEVGPGRVLSGLMRRIARGYSCTPTSTTDGIRDLLAKRERKMTDG, encoded by the coding sequence ATGGCTGAAACGATCGCATTCCTGTGCCCCGGTCAGGGGGCCCAGCAGGTTGGGATGGGCACCGATTTGATTGCCGAGTTCGTCCAGGCCCGCGAAGTTTTTGCGGAAGCGGACGATGTTCTGGGCTTTTCGCTCTCGGGATTGTGCGCGGCGGGGCCCGCCGATGATCTGATGCAGACCGAGAATGCTCAGCCGGCACTTTTGGCGATGTCTGTGGCGATCGCGCGGACCCTGGAGTCGGAGGGGGGCATCAAGCCGTCGCTGGCTGCGGGTCATAGCCTGGGTGAGTGGTCGGCACTGGTGATCTCGGGTGCACTTGATTTGCCGGATGCCTTACGCGCTGTTCGTCAGCGAGGTTTGTTCATGAGGGAGGCCGTGCCTCGGGGATGTGGCGGGATGACCGCACTGCTCGGCGCCGAGCCATCGATCGTGCGACAGCTTTGTTCCGAGGCCACCAATGGACCGGAAAGTTTCGTCGGTGCGGCGAATTGGAACGGCGGAGGTCAGGTTGTTGTGGCGGGCCACGTTGACGCCTTGGACCGCTTGGAGATCGCGGCCCGTGCGGCAAAGCACCGGGCGACTCGTCTGAAGGTGAGCCAGCCCTTTCATAGTCCCCTGATGCAACCTGCACGCGACCGACTGGAAGAGGTTCTTGCGGCGATTTCCTTTCGGTCGATGCAGGTGCCGGTTGTTGCCAATGTGACAGCAGAGAATATACTCGACCCGAGCATGTGGCCGGAACTTTTGGCGGAGCAAGTGACCTCACCGGTGCGTTGGGAGGAATGCGCCACAAATGTGAGCCATCAAGCTTCAGCGGCGATCGAGGTCGGCCCGGGGCGGGTTCTCTCGGGTTTGATGCGAAGGATCGCGAGGGGCTACTCTTGCACGCCGACAAGTACCACCGACGGGATTCGTGATCTCCTTGCAAAAAGAGAACGGAAAATGACCGATGGATGA
- the plsX gene encoding phosphate acyltransferase PlsX — translation MRVAVDAMGGDHAPAALVAGAVRAARELQAGVLLCGDRHQLETALRDHDVAGLDIEICHASGQIEMEDSPTEALRRPETSLRAAVAAVKDGKAQACVYAGNTGAGMVLGRHLLGCVVGVERPAIAVQIPRAKGYTVLLDAGANVDTKPVHLAQFAVMGDAYVRAMQGQQAPKVALLSNGSEESKGDLRVRRALPLVSQLPLNIVGAIEANELCHDKADVVVCDGFAGNIALKSLEGFGKFLGGNLSETFRSGLRGRLAYLLVRRSILKIRRAVDPGETGGALLLGLQGTLVKAHGSSDAAAVKNAIVLAQQLAEREVPLQIAQSMERFIEMSGGDPAEVPETRTRKLWQSLRNRLRGSSRNEDPDPPEAATAEALVRKEDDNG, via the coding sequence ATGCGCGTTGCGGTCGATGCCATGGGCGGGGATCACGCACCTGCTGCTCTGGTGGCCGGTGCGGTCAGGGCCGCCCGAGAACTTCAGGCTGGCGTGCTTCTCTGTGGGGATCGTCACCAGCTCGAAACGGCGCTCCGGGATCACGATGTCGCCGGCCTTGATATCGAAATCTGCCACGCCTCCGGACAAATCGAAATGGAGGACTCGCCGACCGAGGCCCTTCGTCGTCCGGAAACCTCCCTGCGCGCGGCGGTAGCCGCCGTGAAGGACGGCAAGGCTCAAGCCTGCGTCTATGCCGGCAATACTGGCGCGGGAATGGTGCTGGGACGTCATTTGCTGGGCTGCGTGGTGGGTGTGGAACGACCGGCGATTGCTGTCCAGATTCCCCGAGCCAAAGGGTACACGGTATTGTTGGACGCAGGCGCCAACGTCGACACCAAGCCGGTCCATCTGGCGCAGTTCGCCGTTATGGGTGATGCCTACGTGCGAGCCATGCAGGGGCAACAGGCTCCGAAGGTTGCCCTTCTCTCGAACGGGTCGGAGGAAAGTAAAGGAGACCTGCGCGTCAGGCGAGCCTTGCCTCTGGTCTCTCAGCTCCCGCTGAATATTGTGGGAGCGATCGAGGCGAACGAACTTTGTCACGACAAGGCGGATGTGGTGGTGTGTGATGGTTTTGCGGGCAACATCGCGCTCAAGAGTCTCGAGGGCTTCGGCAAATTTCTGGGCGGCAACCTCTCCGAGACATTTCGGTCGGGGCTTCGTGGGCGTCTGGCCTACCTCCTGGTGCGGCGATCGATCCTGAAGATTCGTCGCGCGGTAGATCCCGGAGAGACTGGAGGAGCGCTCCTGTTGGGGCTTCAGGGGACGTTGGTGAAAGCGCATGGCTCCTCGGATGCAGCGGCCGTGAAGAATGCGATTGTTCTGGCCCAGCAACTTGCCGAGCGCGAGGTTCCGTTGCAAATCGCACAAAGTATGGAGAGGTTCATCGAGATGTCGGGGGGCGATCCCGCCGAGGTTCCGGAGACGCGAACCCGAAAGCTGTGGCAATCGCTTCGCAATCGACTCCGGGGCTCCTCTCGAAACGAGGACCCGGATCCCCCCGAAGCCGCAACGGCGGAAGCCCTCGTGCGCAAGGAGGATGATAATGGCTGA
- the rpmF gene encoding 50S ribosomal protein L32: MAVPKRRTSVRKKNMRRAHDALTAPNFVACSQCGEPKQRHRACGSCGAYRGRQAAEARDD, encoded by the coding sequence ATGGCTGTCCCGAAGAGACGGACCTCGGTCCGGAAAAAGAATATGAGACGCGCGCACGATGCGCTGACGGCACCGAATTTTGTTGCGTGCTCCCAGTGCGGCGAGCCCAAGCAGCGCCACCGGGCCTGTGGTTCCTGCGGCGCTTATCGTGGTCGCCAGGCCGCAGAAGCCCGGGACGATTAG
- a CDS encoding DUF177 domain-containing protein, translating into MKLPLDEITEETRECAFSITAERISELLETAIPAEYRCPEGLKASVTVYRATEDIFLSGNIQGEVVADCARCLVNVPIEASFDFQTVLMPEPIPEEKGTDLGADDVALGHYGGEELDFEPLCVEQLMLQLPSRLLCKESCGGLCVNCGSNLNTETCRCTSEPADPRFAVLKNFKVKAGAVEAVEPDADQEK; encoded by the coding sequence ATGAAGTTGCCATTGGACGAAATTACGGAGGAAACGCGCGAATGCGCCTTCTCGATTACCGCCGAGCGAATCTCGGAGTTACTCGAGACGGCGATTCCTGCCGAATACCGGTGTCCTGAGGGTCTGAAGGCATCAGTCACTGTTTACAGGGCAACGGAAGATATTTTTCTCTCGGGCAATATCCAGGGTGAGGTGGTCGCGGATTGTGCTCGCTGTCTGGTCAACGTACCGATCGAGGCCAGCTTCGATTTTCAGACAGTTTTGATGCCCGAGCCGATTCCCGAGGAAAAAGGCACGGATCTCGGGGCCGATGATGTGGCTCTGGGCCATTATGGGGGCGAAGAACTCGATTTCGAGCCGTTGTGTGTGGAGCAACTGATGCTTCAATTGCCCAGCCGCCTTCTCTGCAAGGAGAGTTGCGGCGGTCTCTGTGTTAATTGTGGCTCGAATCTCAACACAGAAACCTGTAGATGCACTTCTGAGCCTGCCGATCCACGTTTTGCGGTGCTAAAGAACTTCAAAGTCAAAGCTGGTGCCGTCGAAGCGGTTGAACCGGACGCTGATCAGGAAAAGTAA
- the lpxD gene encoding UDP-3-O-(3-hydroxymyristoyl)glucosamine N-acyltransferase, whose protein sequence is MKLADIAGSLNATLEGKADLEIDSIQPLEEATARDLSFLSNPRYLEKLESTRAGAVILGRDVPGPGCAVLRVDDAYFGFAMALELFKPGPGGTPGTDPTASVHPEASIGADARIGAHVSVGCGAQIGARAILHPGACIYPGAVIGDDFVAHANAVVRENTSIGDRVTVLSGAILGSEGFGNIPLPGGGVHKMPQIGRLEIGDDVDIGANTTIDRATIGVTRIRSGAKLDNLVMIAHGCQIGAEALLASQTGLAGSTTVGDRVQMGGQTGAAGHLVVGNDARVAGRTGIVNDVPPGATVSGFPHREAGRWRREEAALRRLPDLLKRVLRLERAGADR, encoded by the coding sequence ATGAAACTCGCAGATATTGCCGGATCCTTGAACGCGACCCTCGAAGGGAAGGCTGACCTGGAGATCGATTCGATCCAGCCTCTCGAGGAGGCGACCGCGCGCGATCTGTCGTTTCTGTCCAATCCTCGATATCTGGAAAAGCTGGAGTCGACGCGCGCGGGAGCGGTGATTCTGGGGCGGGATGTTCCCGGTCCCGGATGTGCTGTCCTGCGGGTGGATGATGCCTATTTCGGATTTGCGATGGCTTTGGAGCTCTTCAAGCCCGGGCCGGGCGGTACGCCGGGAACAGACCCCACCGCGAGCGTGCACCCGGAGGCGTCGATTGGCGCGGATGCGCGGATTGGTGCTCATGTCAGTGTGGGGTGCGGGGCGCAGATCGGTGCCCGGGCTATTCTGCATCCGGGGGCGTGCATCTACCCGGGCGCTGTCATCGGCGACGATTTTGTCGCGCATGCGAACGCGGTGGTTCGGGAAAACACCAGTATAGGGGATCGGGTGACGGTGTTGAGCGGCGCTATTCTGGGCAGCGAAGGTTTTGGGAACATACCCTTGCCGGGTGGTGGTGTTCACAAGATGCCGCAGATTGGTCGTCTGGAAATTGGCGATGATGTGGATATCGGGGCGAATACAACGATCGACCGGGCGACAATCGGGGTGACTCGGATCAGGTCAGGAGCGAAGCTCGATAATCTGGTGATGATCGCACATGGATGCCAGATCGGAGCGGAGGCCTTGTTGGCCTCGCAAACCGGCCTCGCGGGAAGCACCACTGTCGGGGATCGGGTGCAGATGGGGGGCCAAACCGGGGCTGCGGGGCATTTGGTCGTCGGGAATGATGCGCGGGTTGCGGGTCGCACCGGGATTGTGAACGACGTGCCCCCCGGGGCTACGGTTTCGGGGTTTCCGCACCGTGAAGCTGGCCGTTGGCGCCGAGAGGAGGCAGCGCTGCGGCGCCTCCCGGATTTGCTCAAAAGGGTGCTTCGTCTGGAACGTGCGGGGGCAGATCGTTGA